The Girardinichthys multiradiatus isolate DD_20200921_A chromosome 11, DD_fGirMul_XY1, whole genome shotgun sequence DNA window GTTCACCTGGTCTCCCTCAAGAAGCTGCCGTCAGCTAAGGACATGGGAGAAGTGTTGGTACACGAGGTCTTCTGCCTCCATGGTCTCCCCACGGACATTGTCTCGGATAGAGGGCCACAGTTCATTTCCCTGGTTTTGGAAGGAGTTCTGCTTCATGCTGGGAGTTTCCCTTGTCTGGACATCACCCTCAAACTGATGGACAGACCGAGAGGGCAAACCAGGAAGTGGAGACCAAACTTTGCATGCtctgtgagtctgacccgacaAGGTGGTCACACAATTTACCCTGGGTGGAACATGCAATGAATTCCCTTTCTTCTAGCTCCACTGGCCTCTCccctttctttgttgtttttgcctTCCAGCCACCAGTATTCACGTTCCAGGACAAGGAGGCCGAAGTTCCCTCGGCCAATGCCACAGCCATGAGGTGCGAGCGGGTCTGGAGAAGGGCCAGGATATCCATGGTCAGGATGTCGGCAGTACAGTCCAGGGCAGCCAACCGCCGTCCTGTTCCTGCACCGGACTACCAGGTGGGCCAAGAGGTCTGGCTGTCCTCCAAAGATCTTCCCCTGCGGGTGGAGTCCCGTAAGCTGGCACCTCATTTTATTGGCCCCTTCCCCATCTCCAAGGTTGTCAACCCGGTGGCTGTACATCTCCAGTTGCGCCGGTCTCTGAAGGTCCACCTTACATTACATGTGTCCTGGGTCAAGCCCTACATTGTTCCTCGCCTCGATGGGCCATGGTGTCAACTGTCTCGTCGACTGGGAGGGTTACGGCCCCGAAGAACAGACCTGGATTCCTGGGCGGTTCGTCCTGGACAGGACTCtcatccaggatttccaccgccTCCATTCTGACTAGCCTCAGGGTCCGTCGGGAGCCGGACCTTGAGGAGGGGGTACTGTAATGATTCTGGCCCGCCTGCCTGTTTCCCACTCTACTCTCCCTGTCTGCAATCAGTCTCATCTGCTCCACCTGTTTCCCCTGTACTGCTGCACAATCAGCGGCATGCCACTCACCTGTCCTCCAGCAGTTATATTCAGCCCActgacaggcagacggtgccagagtTTTGAAAGCCTCCTAgcgagtagatatccagcattTTTTCCTGCCTGACCAAGACTTCTGACCACGTTTTTGCTCCCCGGATTCCCCCTTTTGCCTGGCCCTCTTGGGATTACTCTTATTCTGGTTAACGACCCTGGTTCTATCTCTCAACTGCTGCGCCTGCTTCGCCCCTGGATCTGTCAGCCTAAGCCAGTCCTTACCTCCTCCTGCCTGAACTCCCTGTGTTCACCTGGTCCTCTGACAAGTGGTTTGTTTCCGACTTCTTGGTTCTCGCCCAGCTTCTGCTCTGACCATTACCCTGCTGTTGAGCCATTCCCTGGTCCCTGAGAAGGATAGTGGCTTTGGATTCACATTTTTGTCAGAACATTTTTCAAGCCACTAACATGCTTCCCTGTCCTCAGTGGTTCTGGGATTCTGACTGGCTGGTTCCTATTTCCCAGACCcagaataaatcttttaaactgCTTAGTGTCTGGCTGAAATTTTGGGTCCTGAGTCCTGTGCGTAATAGTTTCACACCTGGGAAAGAGCAAAGATCCAACAtccaaaacaatgaaaacaggcgcggcgctggtggtgtaggggttggCATgtgaccacatatagaggctatagtcctcgaagtggccgtcccaggttcgagtcccagacccgGCCACTTTTACcgatgtctccccctctctttacccttccttcctgtctgcctactgtcaaaaataaaggcctctagtgccaaacaaattctttaaaaaaaaaaaaacggttgtTAATGGACTTTTTGTTTGGATGGGCTATTTTGTTGGTGCTGCGTATGAGCAGTTGAACAATACAAAAACACTTTGAGTGAAGTGAAGgaacattttaattatataCTGACAGGTAATCAGAAGGAGTGTTAAGGTGTGTTGACTTGTTTGTTAGGATACTTTGGTGGATGAACAGAttaattgttttggttttggcaCTATGAATATGGAAACACACAAAATCAGGGAGGTCATCTGTGCAGTATATAAAGTCTAGCACAGCTCTGGAAGTTTAGAATCAGAATCCCGGAGAACTAACCTGCAGGAACCACCTGAACATCACAATGAAGCTGATCTTTTCTATTACTCTCATCTGGGCCCTTTATAGCACAGGTAACATTGGtcattatgtatatatattgcaCTTTCATTTGTTCTAAAGTTAGAGCACTAGAATTAAAAATTACatctttttttacatataattCCTAATCCTGTTGTTCAAGTAAGCTACAAAAAATTTGctgatatttttaattattcttattttattagtttaattAAAGTTTCTGAAACTGgactcttaattttctttttggaaTGTCATTGCACACATCCTGGTTGTCATCAGTCATCTTATACACCTTTCTAGTTTGATCTGGTTGTCCtgttcaacaataaaaaagattaatttaaatttaactcTTCCTAGGCCTAAACAAAATTGAAACGTATGAAAGATTTGGTATAGTTGTACTTACAAATTAATGATAGTGTGTTTTGTTATggtatttcattttaaagtccAAACTCACTAACACCAGtcagttttagatttttaaagctCATCTATTAGTTTCTAACTGGTTCAACATATTTTAAACGTTTATTTTTCATTGACTCTTTCTTCTGGTTGCAGTTGGAGCCCTGCAATGTATCACTTGTGCAGATCAGACATGTTTGAGCACAATATCACAAACATGTAGCACAGAGACGATGTGTATAACAGCTTCCATCCTAGGTATAATTCTTCTTGTCTTATTTAACTTTATAATGGAATGCACTGCATGCATTGAGGTTGCATGTGTTTTCTATGAACACTGTCTATGAACACAATCTGCTCTTTGTCTCTACAGCAACTAAACCTGGCACTTCAGGAACACAAATCTATAAATCTTGTGCATCACCCTCTCTGTGTCCGGCTGCAATCACTGCAACGTTTTCAGTCAACTTGGGTTACCAAAGTGCAATTGCATTTGCTCAGTGCTGCAACACCGACAACTGCAACTCACAAACTCTGCCTTGTAGGTTCCATcatgagttaaaaaaaatctgatcatAACTTTATTTCTTTAGTATTTAATGGGTTTCTCTTCTGTTGTGCTGTTTTATTGTCAGCCCCCACTACTAAGCCAACCAACGACCTCCAGTGCATTGCTTGTGACCCGACCACTTCTCAGtgcaacacacaaataaaatgttcaggAGATGAAAGCAACTGCTTCACAGCAACTTGTGAGTTTAACAAAATATAGACTAATTCCAACTATATTTATCTCAATATTAATCAGAGCAGGAACAAAGCAAAAATGACTATACATGCTAGACTGTTACTGTATGTCAGAGAAGTCTTACAAGTTAATAATGAAAAGACAAATCTTAACTTTACCCAACACAGAGCACAAGGAATGGTACTCAGCCATTAAATATGTCATACTGAATTTATGGTGTTTTAAAAAAGTTGTACAACAAAACTCTGCTATTTATATCAACAGTGAAAAGTGGAGCAACATCAATTCCAGTACTGGGCTGTGCAACCGCAAACACATGTGCAGCTGCTGCAACTCTGGGTAGTTTAcctttcatgcagagtcttggTGCAGTCACCAGTGGACCAACCTGCTGTACAAGAAGTTTGTGCAATGGTCCACAAGTAACGACAACTGAAACACCCACCACCACAACCACTACAGCTGCCCCGACCACAACAACCACTACAACCACCTCAGCTGCCCCAATTTCTACAACTCTACCAACCACTACAGCTACCACATCCGCACCAACCAGTACAACCACTACGACTGCATTGACCACTAGGACCACTATGACCACACCCACAACCACTACAGCTCCCCCAACTACTACAGTTGCCCCGACCACTACAACTACTACAATCGCACCCACCACCAGTGCTGCCCCGATCATTATAACCACTTCAGCTGCCCCAATTTCTACAGCTGTACCGACCACTACAACTACTACATCCGTACCGACCACTTCAACCACTACAGTTGCCCCAACAACTACAACCACTACGACTGCAACCATCACCACAACCACTACAGCTGCCCCAACTTCTACAGCCGCACCAACCACTACAACTACTACATCTGCACCGACCACCACAACAACTGCAGCTTCCCCGACCACCACAACCACTACAGTTGCCCCAACAACTACAAGCACTATGACCGCATTGATCAGTACAACCACTACAACTGCACCCACCACCACAACCACTACAGCTGCCCCAACTTCTACATCCGCATCGGCcactaccacaaccacagctgccccaACTTCTACAGCCGCACCAACCACTACCACAACTACACCTGCCCCAACTTCTACAGCCGCACCAACCACTACAACTACTACATCTGCATCGACCACCACAACCACTGCAGCTTCCCCGACCACCACAACCACTACAGTTGCCCCAACAACTACAAGCACTATGACCGCATTGACCAGTACAACCACTACGACCGCACCCACAACCACTACAGCTCCACCAACTACTACAGCTGCCCCGACCACTACAACTACTACAATCGCACCCACCACCACAGATGCCCCAACCATTACAACCACTTCAGGTGCCCCAATTTCTAACGTTGTACCGACCACTACAACTACTACATCCGTACCGACCACTACAACTACTACATCCGTACCGACCACCACAACCACTACAGCTGCCCCAACTACTACAGCCGCACCAGCCActaccacaactacagctgcccCAACTTCTACAGCCGCACCAACCACTACAACTACTACATCTGCACCGACCACCACAATAACTGCAGCTTCCCCGACCACCACAACCACTACAGTTGCCCCAACAACTAGAAGCACTATGACCGCATTGACCAGTACAACCACTACAACTGCACCCACCACCACAACCACTACAGCTGCCCCAACTTCTACATCCGCATCGGCCACTACCACAGCCACAGCTGCCCCAACTTCTACAGCCGCACCAACCACTACCACAACTACACCTGCCCCAACTTCTACAGCCGCACCAACCACTACAACTACTACATCTGCATCGACCACCACAACCACTGCAGCTTCCCCGACCACCACAACCACTACAGTTGCCCCAACAACTACAAGCACTATGACCGCATTGACCAGTACA harbors:
- the LOC124876608 gene encoding uncharacterized protein LOC124876608; amino-acid sequence: MVHLVSLKKLPSAKDMGEVLVHEVFCLHGLPTDIVSDRGPQFISLVLEGVLLHAGSFPCLDITLKLMDRPRGQTRKWRPNFACSPPVFTFQDKEAEVPSANATAMRCERVWRRARISMVRMSAVQSRAANRRPVPAPDYQVGQEVWLSSKDLPLRVESRKLAPHFIGPFPISKVVNPVAVHLQLRRSLKVHLTLHVSWVKPYIVPRLDGPWCQLSRRLGGLRPRRTDLDSWAVRPGQDSHPGFPPPPF
- the LOC124876782 gene encoding histidine-rich glycoprotein-like, yielding MKATASQQLDHYDHTHNHYSSPNYYSCPDHYNYYNRTHHQCCPDHYNHFSCPNFYSCTDHYNYYIRTDHFNHYSCPNNYNHYDCNHHHNHYSCPNFYSRTNHYNYYICTDHHNNCSFPDHHNHYSCPNNYKHYDRIDQYNHYNCTHHHNHYSCPNFYIRIGHYHNHSCPNFYSRTNHYHNYTCPNFYSRTNHYNYYICIDHHNHCSFPDHHNHYSCPNNYKHYDRIDQYNHYDRTHNHYSSTNYYSCPDHYNYYNRTHHHRCPNHYNHFSCPNYYSRTSHYHNYSCPNFYSRTNHYNYYICTDHHNNCSFPDHHNHYSCPNN